GACCGTCCCGATCCAGCAGGAACTCCACCGTGCCGGCGTTGACGTAGCCGATGTGCCGGGCGAAGGCGACCGCATCCGCGCACATGCGGGCCCGGATTTCCGGGGCCAGCCCGACGGCGGGGGCCACCTCGATCACCTTCTGGTGACGCCGCTGCACCGAGCAGTCCCGCTCGAACAGGTGCACGGCGGCGCCGGTGCGATCGGCCAGCACCTGCACCTCGATGTGCCGGGGCTCGATGACGGCCCGTTCCAGGAACACCGTGTCGTCACCGAACGCGGATGCGGCCTCCCGCATCGCCGTCCCCATCGCCTCCTCCAGGTCGGCCGCCCGGTCGACCCGGCGCATGCCGCGGCCACCGCCGCCGGCCACTGCCTTCACGAACAGCGGGAACCCGACCGTCTCGGCCGCCGCCAGCAGGGTGGGGATGTCGTTGGACGGTTCGGAGGACTCCAGCACCGGCAGCCCGGCGGCCCGCGCCGCGTCGACCGCCCGTGACTTGTTGCCGGCCAGTTCCAGCACGTCGGCCGGCGGCCCGATGAAGGTGATCCCGGCCTCGGCCAGGGCCTGGGCCAGGTGCGGGTTCTCGGACAGGAAGCCATAGCCGGGGTACACCGCGTCGGCGCCGGAATCCCGGGCCGCCCGGACGATCTCCTCCACGTCCAGGTAGGCCCGCACCGGATGCCCGAGCTCTCCGATCCGGTAGGACTCGTCGGCCTTCTGCCGGTGGAGGCTGTTGCGGTCCTCGTACGGGTACACCGCCACCGAGGCGACACCCAGTTCGTAGGCCGCACGGAAGGCACGGATGGCGATCTCGCCACGGTTGGCGACCAGGATCTTGCTGAACATGGCGTTCGAGGACTCCTCGGTGGGAACGCGATCCGGCCGCGATGGCCGGACTCCGGCGACAGCATCGGTCGGCATCAGGGCCGCGACGCGCAGGCAAACCTATCCTGCCCAGTCGCTCTCGCGGTCGGCAGCCTCCGGGTCGCCCCGAGCGTCCGTCCCGATCAGCCCTTTTCCAGGAACTCCTGGCTCTCCTCGTCGATGACGGAGGCCACCATCGCGGCCAGACCGGGATAGCCGGACATCAGCGGGTCGTCCCCGACGAACTGGGTGGCGTCGGCCCTGGCCTGCTCGATCACTTCGCGGTCGCGCAGGAGCGACAGCTGGCGCAGACCGGACGACCGGCCGGCCTGAGACGTCCCGAGCACGTCGCCCTCCCGGCGGATGGCCAGGTCGGCCTCGGCCAGTTCGAAACCGTCGTTGGTGGCCTCGACCGCAGCCAGTCGCACCCTCCCGTTGGATCCGGGCGGCGACTCGGTGACCAGCAGACAGACCCCGGGCCCGGTGCCCCGGCCGACCCGGCCCCGGAGTTGGTGCAGCTGGGACAGGCCGAACCGCTCCGCGTCCATGATGATCATCATGGTGGCGTTCGGCACGTCCACCCCGACCTCGATGACGGTGGTGGCGATCAGCACGTCGATCTGCCCGGCCGAGAAGGCAGACATGACGGCATCCTTCTCGACCGGTGGGAGCCGCCCGTGCAGGATCCCCATCCGCAGGCCTTTCAGCGGCCCTTGGGCGAGCTGCTCGGCCACCTCGACGACCGCCAGCGGCGGCCGCTTGCTGTCGCTCTGCTCCTCCGGTTCGTCGAACTCGAAGTCGTCGGGCGCGTAGTTCAGGTCCTCCAGGGACGCCGACTTCTTGACCTTGGCCCGCGCCGGTTCGTCCAGTTGGTCCCCGATCTTCGGGCACACGACGTACACCTGGTGCCCCTTGGCGACCTCTTCGTGCACCCGCATCCACGCCCGGTCGACCCAGGCCGGGCGCTCCCCGGCCGGCACCACGGTGGTCGAGATCGGCGAGCGGCCCTTGGGCAGTTCCGACAGCACGGAGGTGTCCAGGTCGCCATACACCGTCATGGCGACGGTGCGCGGGATCGGCGTTGCGGTCATCACCAGCACGTGCGGTGGGTTGCCTTCGGGATGCTTGTTGCGCAGCGCGTTCCGCTGTTCGACCCCGAACCGGTGTTGCTCGTCGATGACGATCAGACCCAGTCCGGCGAAGAACACCCCCTCGGACAGGAGGGCGTGTGTACCGACCACGATCCCGGCCTGCCCGGACGCGATGTCCAGGAGGGCCTCGCGTCGGGCCGAGGTGTTCATCGAACCGGTCAGCAGGGTGATCTTGACGGCTCCGGGCCTGGACCCGAGTTCGCCGCCGTTGCCCAGTGGACCCAGCACGCTGCGCAGGGACCGGGCGTGCTGCGCGGCCAGGACCTCGGTCGGGGCCAGCATCACGGCCTGCCGCCCGGCGTCGATCACCTGGAGCATGGCCCGCAGCGCGACGACCGTCTTGCCCGAGCCGACCTCACCCTGCAGCAGCCGGTTCATCGGATGAATGGTGGCCAGATCGTGGGCGATGGCCTCGCCGACCTCACGCTGGCCCGCGGTCAGGGTGAACGGCAGCTCGCGGTCGAACTCGGCCAGCAGTCCGTCCGGGACGGCCGGGCAGGGCTCGGCCGGGAAGTGGCGCATCTGCGCCTTTCGACGGGCCAGCACGAGCTGGATGGACAGCGCCTCGTCATACCGGAGGCGGGCGAGCGCCGCGTCCAGGGCGGTCTCGTCCGTGGGGCGATGAACGTCGTGCAACGCCGTGTCGAGGTCGACCAGCCCCCGGCTGGCCAGCAACACCTCCGGGAGCGGGTCCTCGACCACCTCGAGAACGTCCAGCACAGTGCGGACGCAACGCTGGAGCAGCGTCCCGGTGATGCCCTCGGACAGCGGGTACACCGGGATCAGCCCACCGGCGAACGACTCCAGCACGTCGATGGCGTCCTTGGCCCTGGTCTCTCCGGGTCGGTCGTCGACCGACTCAGAGGCCGACGTGCCCTTCGCGGCGGCCGGGCTGAGCCGGTCGGCCCCGGCAACACTGACCACCGCGACCTGGGGCGAGGTGATCTGGAGTTGATTGTTGAAGCTGCTGACGGTGCCGGAGAACATAGCGTCGGTGCCGACCGGCAACATCTTGCCCAGGTTCCACCGGTTGAAGAACGTGCAGGTCAGATCCCTCTTGCCGTCACTGATCACGACATTGGTGATGTTGCGGACCTTGCGCCCGGGGCCCAGCTGACGATCCTTCACCGAGCGGACGCTGGCCCAGACCGTGACCTTCTCCCCGACCTTGAGGCCCGCGATGTCGGTGAGCTTGCCCCGCCGGTCGTACTTGCGGGGGTAGTACCGCAACAGCTCCCCGACCGTCGCCAACGACAGTTTGTCCTCCAGCTGCTTGGCCGCTCGGACCCCAAGGACCCGCTTGAGCGGCGTCGACATGCCGATCGCGCCGCTCGGCTTCTCGTCCATCGTCATCTCCCTCCGGGTCCGCGCACCATCGTGCCTGCCGGCACCGACAGCCGGGGCGTCACCCCGTCCGCGACCGTCAGTCCAGCCGCCCGACCACGAGGGAGAACACCGACCCGACGGCGTATGACTCCGCGATCACCTCGCCCGCCGACCGGGTGTGGACGTGGAAGGAGCGACGGTCACCGTCGGAGAGGACGACGATCTCGTCGGACAGACCGGCCAGGGTGCGCTCCAGCCCGACGGCGTCGTCGGGCGGCAGGAACATGGTGAACGTCACCTCGGCCAACAGGGGCATGCCGTTGTTGGCGCCCGGACCCGCGCCGCAGCTGGGCCGGCGTACGGGTGCGCCGGGCGGCGCACTGGCCCGCTGGAGACCGACCAGGACCGAGCCGACCAGGGCCCGCGCCCGGTACCCGGGATCGCGGTTGGCCGCGTCGGGTGGACCGGCCAGCAGCGCGGCAGCGGCGGCGGCGCGGGTGATGGCGTGCAGGTCGGCTCCGTCGACCACCAGCTCCGCCGCGGCGTTCCCGGCCACCTGCGCCAGCTCGGCCGCCTCCGGATCGCTGTCGGCCGACGAATCGACCGCGACCGCCGCACCCCCGGCGATCAGGCCTGCGACCAGGCACAACCGGTCGGTCGACGACTCGTCGTCGACCTCGTGGCCGACCGCCATGCTGCGGCGCGCGCCGGCGATGCCGGTGGCCACGCCGGCCAGGTACACCTGCAGCACCGCGGCGGCCGGGCGGGACGGCGCCGGGACCGGTTTCGGCAGTTCGGACCAGCCGACCGCCGCCGCGATCGACCGGCCGCCGGCCAGCAGGACCTCGCGCTCGTCGGCCTCGGGCCGGAGCCAGGGCGCGTGGTCGGCGCTGCCGTCGGGGTCGAGCAGGCCGGTGAACCACCGGTCGACCAGTTCGGTGTCGAACGTCGTCATGTCAGCCATCTTGCCGCCGGACACGGCCGGTCGGAGCCTGCGGTCGTCCGGGGACCACCGGAACACCGCGGGCCGGGCCGGCGGATTTGGCCGGAACGGCCGCGCTGGCTATTCTTGGAGGGTTGCCCGGCTCCCATCGGGCGCAACCGCAAATTTCCGCGACTTTCTGATCGTGCCGACCGGGTGCGATCGCATTCTTCGATAGGGGTTGAGCCGAAGTGGCTGCCGTGTGTGACGTCTGTGGCAAGGGCCCGGGCTTCGGGATGAGCGTTTCCCACTCCCACCGCCGTACGAACCGTCGCTGGAACCCGAACATCCAGGCCGTTCGCGCCCAGGTTGCTCCGGGCACCGTCAAGCGCGTCAACGCCTGCACGTCTTGCCTGAAGGCCGGCAAGGTCGTCCGCGGCTAGTACCGGTTCGACCCCCAATACTGCGCCGAGAGGCGGCGGGACCGATGGTCCCGCCGCCTTTTTGTCGTCCCGGCACCAATTGGCGGCACCCGGATCAGGCTGCGCAGATAGAACTGCCCATCGACGCCGGTTTTTCCGGTCCGATGGGCAGTTCGGTCTGCGCCGGGCAGTTCCGTCTGCGCCGAGGAAGCTCGGGCTCAGGCGAGCGGGACCATCCAGCCGTGCGGGTCGGCCAGCTGGCCGCGCTGCAGGCCGGTGAGGGCTTCCCGGAGCTCCATCGTGATGGCTCCGGGCCGGCCGCCGGCGATGTCGAACCCGCCGTCGGCGTGCTTGACCGAGCCGACCGGGGTGATGACGGCAGCCGTGCCGCATGCGAAGACCTCGGTCAGTTCGCCGCTCTCGTTCCGCTTGGCCCATTCGTCGGTGGAGATCCGACGTTCCGCCGTTCGGTAACCGCGATCGCGGGCCAGCTGCAACAACGAATCACGAGTGACGCCGGGCAGCAGCGAACCGGACAACTCAGGAGTGACCAACTCGGCGTCGGCACCCTCTCCGAAGACGAAGAACAGGTTCATCCCGCCCATCTCCTCGACCCAGCGGCGCTCGACCGCGTCGAGCCAGACGACCTGGTCGCAGCCCTGCTCCGCCGCTTGGGCCTGCGCGGCCAGGGAGGCCGCGTAATTGCCGCCGGTCTTGGCCGCGCCGGTGCCCCCCGGGGCCGCGCGCACGTATTCCGTCGACCACCACACACTCACCGGCTGAATGCCGCCGGCGAAGTAGGCGCCGGCCGGTGACGCGATCACCGAGTAGACGTACTTGTTCGCCGGTCGTACCCCGAGTCCGACCTCGGACGCGAACATGAACGGCCGGAAATACAGGGACGCCTCGCCTCCGGTCGGCACCCACGCCCGGTCGGCCAGCGCCAGTTCGCGGAGCGACTGGAGAAACATCTCCTCCGGCAGCCGGGGCATCCCCAGCCGGTCAGCCGACCGATTCAACCGGGCCGCGTTGGCCTGCGGACGGAACGTGGCCACCGACCCGTCCGGCTGCGAATAGGCCTTCAGGCCTTCGAAGATCTCCTGCGCGTAGTGCAGCACCATGGTGGCCGGGTCGAGGGTGAACGGGCCGTAGGGAACCAGCCGGGGGTCGCGCCAGGCGCCGTTCTCGAAGTCGATGACGACCATGTGATCGGTGAAGTACCGGCCGAAACCGGGCGCCGCCAGAATCTCGGCCCGACGCTCGTCGGGCACGGGTGATGGGTTGCTTGTGCGGGTGAAGGCGGTCGTCATGAGGCGAATCTACTACGACCATCGGACGTCCTAGTATTTCGCCCTCCGGGCCGCCGAAACCCCTGCCGACCTTGTCCCGACGGCCTGGTGCCGACCCTGATGTTGCTACCTGACGTGCGACGGGACGAACGGCGGCCGCACCACGCGGACCCGCAACGAGCGGCCGCGGACGTCCACCGAGATCTCGTCACCGTCCTGGACGCCGGCGGCGGTGTCGATCAGCGCCAGGCCGATGCCCTTGCCCAGCGTCGGGGAGAAGGTGCCCGAGGTGGTCTCCCCGATGTCGGTCCCGTCGGCGCCGACCACTCGCAGGTGCGGACGCAACACCCCGCGGTCCAGCGCCTCGAGCCCGCGCAGTGTGCGCCGGGGCCCGTTCTCCCTCTCGGCCAACAGCGCGTCCCGGCCGAAGAACGCCGGTTTGCTCCAACCCACGGCCCACGTCGACCTCGCCTGCACCGGGCTGATCTCCGGGCCCAGGTCCTGCCCGTGC
This window of the Nakamurella panacisegetis genome carries:
- the recG gene encoding ATP-dependent DNA helicase RecG, whose translation is MSTPLKRVLGVRAAKQLEDKLSLATVGELLRYYPRKYDRRGKLTDIAGLKVGEKVTVWASVRSVKDRQLGPGRKVRNITNVVISDGKRDLTCTFFNRWNLGKMLPVGTDAMFSGTVSSFNNQLQITSPQVAVVSVAGADRLSPAAAKGTSASESVDDRPGETRAKDAIDVLESFAGGLIPVYPLSEGITGTLLQRCVRTVLDVLEVVEDPLPEVLLASRGLVDLDTALHDVHRPTDETALDAALARLRYDEALSIQLVLARRKAQMRHFPAEPCPAVPDGLLAEFDRELPFTLTAGQREVGEAIAHDLATIHPMNRLLQGEVGSGKTVVALRAMLQVIDAGRQAVMLAPTEVLAAQHARSLRSVLGPLGNGGELGSRPGAVKITLLTGSMNTSARREALLDIASGQAGIVVGTHALLSEGVFFAGLGLIVIDEQHRFGVEQRNALRNKHPEGNPPHVLVMTATPIPRTVAMTVYGDLDTSVLSELPKGRSPISTTVVPAGERPAWVDRAWMRVHEEVAKGHQVYVVCPKIGDQLDEPARAKVKKSASLEDLNYAPDDFEFDEPEEQSDSKRPPLAVVEVAEQLAQGPLKGLRMGILHGRLPPVEKDAVMSAFSAGQIDVLIATTVIEVGVDVPNATMMIIMDAERFGLSQLHQLRGRVGRGTGPGVCLLVTESPPGSNGRVRLAAVEATNDGFELAEADLAIRREGDVLGTSQAGRSSGLRQLSLLRDREVIEQARADATQFVGDDPLMSGYPGLAAMVASVIDEESQEFLEKG
- the rpmB gene encoding 50S ribosomal protein L28 → MAAVCDVCGKGPGFGMSVSHSHRRTNRRWNPNIQAVRAQVAPGTVKRVNACTSCLKAGKVVRG
- a CDS encoding branched-chain amino acid aminotransferase; this encodes MTTAFTRTSNPSPVPDERRAEILAAPGFGRYFTDHMVVIDFENGAWRDPRLVPYGPFTLDPATMVLHYAQEIFEGLKAYSQPDGSVATFRPQANAARLNRSADRLGMPRLPEEMFLQSLRELALADRAWVPTGGEASLYFRPFMFASEVGLGVRPANKYVYSVIASPAGAYFAGGIQPVSVWWSTEYVRAAPGGTGAAKTGGNYAASLAAQAQAAEQGCDQVVWLDAVERRWVEEMGGMNLFFVFGEGADAELVTPELSGSLLPGVTRDSLLQLARDRGYRTAERRISTDEWAKRNESGELTEVFACGTAAVITPVGSVKHADGGFDIAGGRPGAITMELREALTGLQRGQLADPHGWMVPLA